A single region of the Acidithiobacillus acidisediminis genome encodes:
- a CDS encoding sulfite exporter TauE/SafE family protein, translated as MYLLSGQGVTNSLTASSLWAQPGLWAIAAAIVFLAFYVRAVIGFGSGLISVALLTLFFPIKEVVPVVLLLDLLGSILLGAYDFREIRWPELRWLVPGSFLGLLVGAFILADSDAQALTRFLGLFILAYVAYATLLKPERLPRLSLPWGLPLGTFGGVIGSLYGGGGPPIVAYLQMRHLDKRAFRATFQGIALTDNVIRAFMYVFLALLTGPLALGFVLLAPPTLLGLWAGNHLHFRISQQLFLRATLVVLAIVGIKYLL; from the coding sequence AAGGGGTCACCAACAGTTTGACGGCGAGTAGTCTCTGGGCACAACCAGGATTGTGGGCTATCGCGGCGGCTATTGTTTTTCTGGCCTTTTATGTCCGTGCCGTAATTGGCTTCGGCTCGGGCCTGATCTCCGTCGCGCTCCTGACTCTATTCTTCCCGATCAAGGAAGTGGTGCCGGTAGTCTTACTTCTCGACCTGCTGGGCTCCATCTTGTTGGGTGCCTATGATTTTCGCGAGATTCGCTGGCCGGAACTGCGTTGGCTGGTTCCCGGTAGTTTCCTCGGGCTGCTGGTCGGCGCATTTATTCTTGCCGACAGCGATGCGCAAGCGCTAACCCGTTTTTTGGGATTGTTTATTCTCGCCTATGTTGCCTACGCTACCCTGCTAAAGCCGGAGCGGTTACCGCGTTTGTCGCTGCCCTGGGGGCTTCCTCTTGGCACTTTCGGCGGCGTGATCGGTAGTCTTTACGGTGGGGGTGGTCCACCCATCGTCGCGTATTTGCAGATGCGGCATCTCGACAAGCGTGCCTTTCGTGCCACCTTTCAGGGCATCGCCCTGACGGACAACGTTATCCGCGCCTTCATGTATGTCTTCCTCGCCTTGCTGACGGGACCGCTGGCGCTCGGGTTTGTGCTCTTGGCGCCACCCACCTTGCTCGGGCTGTGGGCGGGGAATCATCTGCATTTTCGTATCAGTCAGCAGTTATTTTTGCGTGCTACTCTGGTGGTGCTTGCCATTGTGGGTATCAAATATCTTCTATGA
- a CDS encoding YgfZ/GcvT domain-containing protein produces the protein MAEIQYAPLSEHLAAIQVHGPDAEKFLQSQFSNDLSRLPRGEGHWSSYSTAKGRMIANFFLQREEAGLFLFLAADLAEEVGQRLRKFRLMAKAEIELSPLSLWGIWGKDLDPSALQSQLQAATGAAGTALVAALPWPQPAALLLLQDGTLLAPVAESAGANHATANDWWAAAIHAGTAFISAASTEQIIPQELNLEVLGGINFKKGCYPGQEIVARSHYLGALKRQCYLIHSDSALAPGQEIFAPSMGEQAVGLVINAAQQGSGSVALAVLRAANEQEPLHLGEVDGPSLHLGSLPYALPLSQQKLEN, from the coding sequence ATGGCGGAAATCCAATACGCTCCCCTGTCCGAACATTTGGCAGCCATCCAGGTCCATGGCCCCGACGCAGAAAAATTTTTGCAGAGCCAATTCTCCAACGACCTCTCGCGCCTGCCAAGGGGTGAGGGGCATTGGAGCAGTTACAGCACTGCCAAGGGTCGGATGATTGCCAATTTTTTTCTGCAGCGCGAGGAAGCAGGCCTTTTTCTGTTTCTCGCCGCTGACCTCGCAGAAGAAGTCGGGCAACGTTTGCGCAAATTCCGGCTGATGGCCAAGGCAGAGATCGAGCTCAGCCCCCTGAGCTTGTGGGGCATCTGGGGCAAGGATCTCGACCCAAGCGCTCTGCAATCCCAGCTACAGGCGGCAACTGGGGCGGCAGGCACGGCGCTCGTGGCGGCGCTCCCCTGGCCACAACCGGCTGCACTGCTTCTGCTGCAGGACGGCACCCTGCTCGCGCCAGTGGCTGAGTCGGCGGGAGCCAACCATGCTACCGCCAATGACTGGTGGGCTGCCGCGATCCATGCCGGGACGGCCTTTATTTCCGCCGCAAGCACGGAGCAAATCATTCCCCAGGAGTTGAACCTAGAGGTACTGGGCGGGATCAACTTCAAGAAAGGCTGTTATCCCGGCCAGGAGATTGTCGCACGCTCGCACTACCTTGGCGCACTCAAGCGGCAGTGCTACCTGATCCACAGCGACAGCGCTCTCGCCCCCGGTCAGGAAATCTTTGCTCCCAGCATGGGCGAGCAGGCCGTAGGGCTGGTGATCAACGCGGCGCAGCAAGGGAGCGGAAGCGTGGCACTGGCGGTATTGCGGGCAGCCAATGAGCAGGAACCCTTGCATCTGGGCGAGGTCGATGGACCGTCGCTACACCTGGGTAGCCTACCCTACGCCCTGCCCCTTTCGCAGCAGAAGCTGGAGAACTAA
- a CDS encoding FIST signal transduction protein → MMHSPFPYGHARADQWQDALAQALQLARWQDFPATLGFLYINESFEGALPEILTTLQERTGVQDWVGSVGIGVAATNTEYLDEPALALMFTDLPQGEYRLFAGMDAYGSEALSLEDGRQAALAFVHGDPHCQDLPEQVRHLAARCATGFILGGASSSRAQGAQIAGRVLHGGLSGVAFSEQIALRTRLSQGCTPIGPAHRIQEAERNIVATLDRRPALEVLYEEVGEVLARDIRRASGFIFAALPQADSDQSDYLVRNLVGVDEQNGLVAIGDYVESGAQLLFCKRDDDSARTDMQRMLADLQALAAGHTVRGAVYVSCLGRGESLFGENSAELQLISAELGDVPLVGFFANGEIYRDRIYGYTGVLTLFLG, encoded by the coding sequence ATGATGCACAGCCCCTTTCCCTATGGTCATGCCCGCGCCGATCAGTGGCAGGATGCTTTGGCGCAAGCTTTGCAGCTTGCGCGCTGGCAAGATTTTCCCGCCACTCTGGGCTTTCTGTATATCAATGAATCCTTTGAAGGCGCCCTGCCGGAGATTCTGACGACGCTACAAGAACGTACAGGGGTACAGGATTGGGTCGGGTCTGTGGGTATTGGCGTAGCGGCAACGAACACCGAATACCTCGATGAACCAGCGTTGGCATTGATGTTCACCGACTTGCCGCAGGGCGAATATCGCCTGTTTGCTGGCATGGATGCGTATGGCAGTGAGGCCCTGTCCCTGGAGGATGGTCGGCAGGCGGCGTTGGCCTTCGTCCATGGCGATCCGCACTGCCAAGATTTACCCGAGCAGGTACGGCACCTGGCGGCGCGCTGTGCCACGGGGTTTATCCTGGGCGGCGCGAGCAGCAGCCGCGCGCAGGGAGCGCAGATTGCGGGACGAGTGCTGCACGGTGGCCTGAGTGGCGTGGCGTTTTCGGAGCAAATTGCGCTTCGCACGCGTTTGAGCCAGGGTTGCACACCAATCGGTCCAGCGCATCGTATACAGGAGGCGGAACGAAATATCGTTGCCACGCTGGATCGGCGCCCTGCTCTGGAAGTGTTGTACGAGGAAGTGGGAGAGGTCCTGGCGCGCGACATTCGCCGTGCCTCGGGTTTTATTTTTGCTGCGTTGCCGCAGGCCGACTCCGATCAAAGCGACTACCTGGTGCGCAACCTGGTTGGCGTCGATGAGCAAAATGGCCTGGTGGCGATCGGTGACTATGTCGAGTCCGGCGCGCAACTCCTTTTCTGCAAGCGGGATGATGACAGTGCGCGGACGGACATGCAGCGCATGCTTGCCGATCTGCAGGCGCTGGCCGCAGGACACACGGTTCGCGGTGCCGTCTATGTGTCCTGCCTGGGACGCGGGGAAAGTTTGTTCGGAGAGAACTCTGCTGAGTTGCAACTGATTTCCGCAGAGCTGGGCGACGTGCCACTGGTGGGCTTTTTCGCCAATGGGGAAATCTATCGCGATCGCATTTATGGGTACACGGGCGTCCTGACCTTGTTCCTGGGGTAG
- the cydD gene encoding thiol reductant ABC exporter subunit CydD: protein MAKAERIDQRLMKTGKGARGALYFAIGLGLLAGFLIILQAWILAHIVNDVSFHGLGLAAVSGFLAALLGLFVLRALLSWAGEIVAFRASASIKTQLRQELLQHLFARGPVALAGERAGDIASTLIEGVEALEPYFSRYLPQMALVSLVPLAILVFVFPVDWISGLILLISGPLIPFFMVLVGYAAEAINQRQWRQLLLMSAHFLDTLQGLTTLKIFGRAKDEIEIVAHISENYRRSTMAGLRVAFLTSAVLEFFASLSIALVAVSLGARLLQVHASVDFYAAFFVLLLAPEFFAPLRGLSTHYHARMSAIAAAKRIFEILDAPAPTQAGAGQALPASSAPLAIEIEDLHFRYAPEYEEALAGLTVNFPAGSYTAIVGASGAGKSTLANALLGFVQPQQGRILVDGQDLSGIEKESWHAQLAWIPQSPRLFYGSIADNLRLARPEASDAELDQAARDAHALEFIEHLPQSWDTRIGDLGQGLSGGQIQRLALARAFLKNPRLLLLDEATANLDMESESLFLDSLERLRQGRTVIVIAHRLATAQRAERIVVLDRGRIEESGSHGELLAQGGAYAGLVQAYRGRHGK, encoded by the coding sequence GTGGCAAAAGCGGAACGCATTGATCAACGACTGATGAAAACGGGCAAGGGCGCGCGGGGTGCGCTCTATTTTGCCATCGGTCTTGGCCTTCTGGCTGGGTTCCTGATTATTCTGCAGGCTTGGATCCTCGCCCATATTGTCAACGACGTGTCTTTTCATGGCTTGGGCCTCGCCGCGGTATCGGGTTTTCTTGCGGCCTTGCTCGGCCTCTTTGTTTTGCGCGCGCTGCTCTCCTGGGCGGGAGAAATTGTCGCCTTTCGGGCCAGCGCCAGCATCAAGACCCAGCTCCGCCAGGAATTGCTGCAACACCTCTTCGCCCGCGGGCCGGTGGCGTTGGCGGGGGAGCGGGCAGGAGACATTGCCAGTACCCTGATCGAGGGTGTTGAGGCGCTTGAGCCGTATTTTTCTCGTTATCTGCCGCAGATGGCCCTGGTTAGCCTGGTGCCGCTGGCCATTCTGGTCTTTGTCTTCCCGGTGGACTGGATCAGTGGCCTGATCCTACTGATCAGTGGCCCGCTGATTCCGTTTTTTATGGTCCTGGTGGGTTACGCGGCAGAGGCGATCAATCAGCGCCAGTGGCGCCAGCTCCTGCTCATGAGCGCGCACTTTCTCGATACCTTACAAGGGCTGACGACGCTCAAGATCTTTGGCCGCGCCAAGGACGAGATCGAAATTGTCGCCCATATCTCCGAAAACTACCGCCGCAGTACCATGGCGGGTCTGCGCGTGGCCTTTCTGACCTCGGCGGTGCTGGAGTTTTTCGCCAGCCTCTCCATCGCCCTGGTAGCGGTGTCGCTGGGGGCGCGACTCTTGCAGGTGCATGCCAGTGTCGATTTCTATGCGGCCTTTTTTGTGCTGCTGCTGGCGCCGGAGTTTTTTGCACCCTTGCGGGGTCTTTCTACCCACTATCATGCGCGCATGAGTGCCATTGCCGCCGCCAAGAGGATTTTTGAAATCCTGGACGCGCCGGCACCGACGCAAGCGGGCGCCGGCCAGGCATTGCCGGCTTCGTCTGCACCGCTGGCAATCGAGATCGAGGATCTCCATTTTCGCTACGCGCCGGAATATGAGGAGGCACTGGCTGGCCTGACGGTCAATTTTCCGGCGGGCAGCTATACGGCTATTGTCGGTGCCAGCGGCGCGGGCAAGAGCACCCTTGCCAATGCCTTGCTCGGCTTTGTTCAGCCGCAACAAGGCCGCATTCTGGTGGATGGGCAGGATCTGTCCGGCATCGAGAAGGAGTCCTGGCACGCGCAACTGGCCTGGATTCCCCAGAGTCCGCGTCTCTTTTACGGGAGTATCGCTGATAATCTCCGCCTCGCGCGGCCAGAGGCGAGCGATGCCGAGTTAGATCAGGCGGCGCGGGATGCCCATGCGCTCGAGTTTATCGAACATCTACCCCAATCTTGGGATACTCGCATCGGTGACCTGGGGCAGGGCCTCTCCGGCGGGCAGATTCAGCGTCTGGCGCTGGCTCGTGCTTTCCTCAAAAATCCTCGTCTGCTGCTCTTGGACGAGGCTACCGCCAATCTCGACATGGAGAGCGAATCCTTGTTCCTGGACTCCTTGGAGCGGCTGCGGCAAGGGCGCACCGTGATCGTCATTGCCCACCGCCTTGCTACCGCCCAGCGCGCCGAACGTATCGTCGTTCTGGATCGTGGCCGGATCGAGGAGAGCGGCAGCCATGGGGAGTTGTTGGCGCAGGGGGGGGCTTACGCTGGCTTGGTGCAGGCGTATCGGGGGCGGCATGGCAAATAA
- a CDS encoding class I SAM-dependent methyltransferase — MISAEELRARSAGAMSLHIAFIGVVNGLFSTLHRLHAATAAELAQATGLDAGYLQRWCDAAFAFSWLDRDGEAYKLSEDGDSMRPERSDSRMAAAVGTVLSAHMAERAAGLMRTGERPGEKVLAERETILPWFGAMLEHNFRTTFESKIVPAIPLFAEMNARQGLAVDLGCGNGWYLRALLGKCAQLRGLGLDGFAENVRQASELAASEGLGDRLQFAQGDIHQFQLPERADLIAMNRALHHVWEERGELIARLQAELRPGGALVIWEPAWPEDTSLLREPAYRGMAFQNLTEHVQGNHFLRPAEIAAALSAAGLKPEIHPIGSDVVVVGRRTE; from the coding sequence ATGATTTCTGCGGAAGAACTGCGGGCCAGATCCGCCGGGGCAATGTCTCTGCATATTGCGTTTATTGGTGTCGTGAATGGGTTGTTTTCTACGCTGCATCGTTTGCACGCAGCGACGGCTGCAGAACTGGCACAGGCAACTGGTCTGGATGCTGGCTATTTGCAGCGCTGGTGTGATGCCGCCTTTGCCTTCTCCTGGCTGGATCGCGACGGCGAAGCGTACAAGCTGAGTGAAGATGGTGACAGCATGCGGCCCGAGCGATCAGATAGCCGGATGGCTGCTGCAGTCGGTACGGTGTTGAGTGCACACATGGCAGAGCGAGCTGCAGGCTTGATGCGCACGGGAGAGCGTCCGGGCGAGAAGGTGCTGGCGGAGAGAGAAACCATTCTGCCCTGGTTTGGTGCCATGCTGGAGCATAATTTTCGCACTACCTTTGAGAGCAAAATCGTCCCAGCCATCCCGCTCTTCGCGGAAATGAACGCCCGTCAGGGATTGGCGGTGGATCTGGGTTGCGGTAATGGTTGGTACCTGCGTGCTCTGCTCGGCAAGTGCGCACAGTTGCGTGGCTTGGGGTTGGACGGTTTTGCGGAAAATGTGCGTCAGGCCAGCGAGCTCGCCGCCAGCGAGGGCTTGGGGGACCGCCTGCAGTTCGCGCAAGGGGATATCCACCAATTTCAATTGCCAGAACGAGCCGATCTCATCGCTATGAACCGCGCCCTGCATCATGTCTGGGAGGAACGGGGAGAGCTAATTGCGCGGCTGCAGGCAGAGCTCCGACCCGGTGGTGCCCTGGTCATCTGGGAGCCTGCCTGGCCCGAGGATACGTCGCTTCTGCGCGAGCCGGCCTATCGCGGCATGGCCTTTCAGAATCTGACGGAGCACGTGCAGGGTAACCATTTTCTGCGTCCGGCAGAAATCGCGGCTGCCCTGAGCGCCGCTGGACTGAAACCCGAGATCCACCCTATCGGCAGCGATGTGGTCGTCGTCGGCCGTCGAACGGAGTGA
- a CDS encoding extracellular solute-binding protein has product MRKLHDYPLALACLAVLSVPVAADAETMLVTFAGSMGNVMNLHLGPAFAKQEHVEYRGDGQGAYALAHLIAGHQLNPDVFVSITPGPIEVLMKAGLAKKAYPVASTQMCIAYSPKSPFAKDFAAGNMPWYKVLELPGATFGRTDPKTDPQGQNIVFTLQLAEKYYHQPGLAQKILGPIDNPKQIFTEMSLLARLKSGQMAASSGYLSAVKSLHLPYIKLPVEINLSDPSYKQSWYDKASFRLNVDGKEKTVTPQPLVFYAVVPSNAPHPALGEKFIQFLQSPQGQKMFREDGYSAPKGNNLG; this is encoded by the coding sequence ATGCGCAAATTACATGATTACCCCCTCGCCCTGGCCTGCCTCGCGGTATTGTCAGTACCCGTTGCTGCCGATGCCGAGACCATGCTCGTGACTTTTGCTGGTTCCATGGGCAATGTCATGAACCTGCACCTCGGGCCCGCCTTTGCCAAACAGGAGCATGTAGAGTACCGCGGTGATGGTCAGGGGGCCTATGCATTGGCGCATCTGATTGCCGGGCATCAACTCAACCCGGATGTCTTTGTTTCCATCACCCCCGGACCCATCGAAGTACTGATGAAAGCTGGGCTGGCCAAAAAGGCCTATCCGGTGGCAAGCACCCAGATGTGCATTGCCTACAGCCCGAAAAGCCCTTTCGCTAAGGACTTTGCTGCCGGGAACATGCCTTGGTACAAAGTGCTGGAGTTGCCCGGCGCCACCTTTGGGCGCACCGATCCCAAGACCGATCCGCAGGGACAAAATATCGTCTTCACCCTGCAGCTGGCAGAAAAGTATTACCACCAGCCCGGCCTCGCCCAGAAAATTCTCGGGCCCATCGACAATCCCAAGCAGATCTTTACGGAAATGTCTCTCCTGGCACGCCTGAAGAGCGGTCAGATGGCGGCATCTTCCGGCTACCTCAGCGCCGTAAAATCCCTACATTTGCCCTACATAAAACTACCCGTAGAGATCAACCTGAGTGACCCGAGTTACAAGCAGTCCTGGTACGACAAGGCGAGCTTTCGCTTGAATGTCGATGGCAAGGAGAAGACCGTCACGCCACAGCCCTTGGTGTTCTACGCGGTGGTGCCCAGCAACGCTCCCCATCCTGCACTGGGAGAAAAGTTCATCCAGTTCCTGCAAAGCCCGCAGGGACAAAAGATGTTTCGGGAGGACGGGTATAGTGCACCCAAGGGCAACAATCTAGGATAA
- the cydC gene encoding thiol reductant ABC exporter subunit CydC, translating into MANNRDLWRLLRLFAPYRWWMLGGALLSLLTILANFGLMTLSGWFLASAALAGLGGWATLNQYNFFLPAAGVRAFATTRVISRWLERIVTHEATFRLLSRLRVWFYTRIEPLAPAGLQGYRSGDILSRLVADIDTLNNFYLRVFTPFLVAGLATLLMAGFFALYAWSVGLALFVLLALTGLLLPLLSERLGAGSSREVTRLQAEMRTQVIDALQGMGEILTANAAERVQGRFLQENAALLERQRRLAGVAGIGTAGMGFMANLTLWVILLLAIPLVARHTLPHAELPMFALGTMAAFEAVLALPLAFQFLGQTREAARRIFEVADTPPAFHEAVDAVPAPEHFDIEIQGLHLRYPTAREDALRGLGLRIGQGERVAILGATGAGKSSIANLLLRFYDYQSGSARLGGRELRDYPGDQLRQYFALLSQRSHLFHSTIRDNLLLAKGDAEEEELWAALRQAQLADFVEGLPQGLDNIVGEGGVNLSGGQARRIAIARAVLKDSPILILDEPSEGLDAVTEAKFLQDLRALMQGRTVIYITHRLLGLEDMDRIYVLADGQVRESGAYADLVARGDSLLHRFAQFGGTLFDA; encoded by the coding sequence ATGGCAAATAATCGTGATCTCTGGCGCTTGCTGCGCCTCTTTGCGCCCTATCGCTGGTGGATGCTTGGCGGCGCGCTGCTCAGTCTGCTGACCATCCTCGCCAATTTTGGCCTGATGACCTTGTCCGGCTGGTTTCTTGCCAGTGCTGCCTTGGCCGGTCTGGGGGGTTGGGCGACACTGAACCAGTACAATTTCTTCCTGCCGGCAGCGGGGGTGCGCGCCTTCGCCACCACGCGGGTGATTTCCCGCTGGTTGGAACGCATCGTCACCCATGAGGCGACCTTTCGCCTCCTGTCGCGGCTGCGAGTCTGGTTCTATACCCGCATCGAGCCATTGGCGCCAGCGGGGCTGCAGGGCTATCGCTCCGGCGATATTCTCTCCCGCCTGGTGGCGGACATCGACACCCTCAACAACTTTTATCTGCGCGTTTTCACCCCCTTCCTTGTGGCAGGCTTGGCGACCCTGCTCATGGCAGGTTTCTTTGCCCTCTATGCCTGGTCCGTGGGCCTGGCACTCTTCGTTCTACTGGCCCTTACCGGTTTACTGTTGCCCCTCCTCAGCGAGCGCTTGGGGGCGGGCAGCAGTCGCGAGGTGACACGGCTTCAAGCGGAGATGCGTACCCAGGTGATCGACGCCCTGCAGGGGATGGGAGAGATTCTCACCGCCAATGCCGCTGAGCGCGTCCAGGGACGGTTTCTGCAGGAAAATGCCGCCTTGCTCGAGCGCCAGCGGCGCTTGGCTGGGGTGGCAGGCATCGGCACGGCAGGGATGGGCTTCATGGCCAATCTCACCTTGTGGGTGATCCTGCTGCTGGCCATACCGCTGGTTGCGCGTCATACGCTACCCCACGCGGAACTACCCATGTTCGCTCTCGGGACCATGGCGGCCTTCGAGGCGGTATTGGCCTTGCCATTGGCTTTCCAGTTTTTGGGTCAGACGCGGGAGGCGGCACGACGGATCTTTGAAGTGGCCGATACCCCGCCCGCATTTCACGAGGCAGTGGATGCGGTGCCTGCCCCGGAGCATTTCGACATCGAGATCCAGGGCCTTCATCTGCGCTATCCCACGGCGCGTGAGGATGCCCTGCGGGGCTTGGGCCTGCGCATAGGGCAGGGGGAACGTGTTGCCATCCTGGGAGCGACGGGCGCCGGTAAAAGCAGCATTGCCAATCTGCTCCTGCGCTTTTATGACTACCAGAGCGGCTCGGCACGGTTGGGGGGAAGAGAATTGCGGGATTATCCCGGTGACCAATTGCGCCAGTATTTTGCGCTGCTTTCCCAGCGCAGCCATCTCTTCCACAGCACGATACGGGACAATCTCTTGCTGGCCAAGGGCGATGCGGAAGAAGAAGAACTATGGGCAGCGCTGCGCCAGGCCCAGCTTGCAGACTTTGTTGAGGGATTGCCGCAGGGGCTGGACAACATTGTTGGTGAGGGAGGGGTGAATCTCTCGGGCGGGCAGGCGCGGCGTATTGCGATTGCCCGCGCGGTGCTCAAGGATAGCCCAATCCTGATCCTGGATGAGCCGAGCGAGGGTCTGGATGCGGTTACCGAGGCCAAGTTTCTGCAGGATCTGCGTGCCCTGATGCAGGGGCGCACGGTGATCTACATCACCCATCGACTCCTTGGGCTGGAGGACATGGATCGAATCTATGTCTTGGCGGATGGCCAGGTGCGGGAGAGCGGAGCCTATGCCGATCTAGTGGCGCGAGGGGATAGCCTCTTGCATCGTTTTGCCCAGTTCGGCGGTACCCTATTTGATGCCTGA